Below is a genomic region from Flexibacter flexilis DSM 6793.
CCGCCCACGTTGTGTTTTTTCATTTTGTCGGCCACTTTATAGCCTTCCAAAATATGCGTAAACGTATTGACTTTGAAGCCCATCGAGTCGGCCACGTGCATGAGCATATTAATTTCGGATTGCACGTAAGAGTGACACGTAATGAAACGTTTGCTATTCAAAATCTCGGCCAGCGTTTCTAATTGCAAACTTCTGTACGGGGCAGGGGCTTTTTTGTTTTTGGCTTGCGCAAATTTTTGCCAAGTGGCATTGTATTCTTTGGCGCGGCCAAAAGCGTCCAGATAAACTTGTTCTACGCCCATGCGTGTTTGCGGAAAACGAACCGTATTGAAATCGCCCCAATTGGATTGTTTTACGTTTTCGCCCAACGCAAATTTGATAAAACCGTCTGCGCCCTCAATTTTGAGTTGTTCGGGAGCGTTGCCCCAACGCAATTTGATAAGAGCCGATTGGCCGCCCACAGGATTGGCCGAACCGTGCAAAAGTTGCGAGGCTACCACGCCGCCCGCCAATTGGCGATAAATGTCCATGTCATCGCCGTCCAACACATCACCGATGCGCACTTCGGCGGTTACGGCGTTTGAGCCTTCGTTTACGCCGCCGCTAATGGCAATGTGCGAGTGTTCGTCTATAATGCCAGCCGTCAAGTGTTTGCCTTGTGCATTGATTACGCGCACGCCCGAACCAGCCGAAAGGCCTTTTCCGATTTTGCTAATCTTGCCGTTTTCTACCAACACATCTGTATTTTCCAGTTTGCCGTCGGCCTCGTTTGTCCAGACTGTTGCATTGGTAATCAATACGTTATTGCTCAAATCTTTTTGGACGTAAGGCAAAAAGTAAGAGGACGTAAGCGGCTCGCTTTTTTGTTCGGGCTTGGGGGCTTGCGGTTTGGCGGGTGCAGCCTCTTTATAGCGTGCTTGCCATTTTACCCAAGATCCGTCTGGCAACTGTCCATCGCCTTTGAAGGAACTGGCTGCAAACCAACCCGACAGGCGAATATCGCCGCTGCTGTCTTTGGGCGTAAGGTCAAAAGAAAGTGTTACATCTTTTTGCTTTACGTTGGCTTTTACGCGCACGGGCATGGTGTCCGAAGGCTGTGTTATTTTAAAATTAGGTTGCTCCAACTTGCCCGAAACTTCGAGTTTGAGCGTTGGCAATTGCCCCAAAGTCAGTTCGTAAATGCCGCGCATATCAGGCGTTTCTACGTCCGTGAACGTGTAACGCTCGCCTTGCACCACATTTTCCAAAATACTGGTTTCGTCTTTAAAAATATTGCCTGAAGCAATGAAAAAGTTGGCAAAAGAACCTTTATTTAGGTTGCCCAATTCGTTGTATTTCAGGATGTTGGCGGGTGTAAGTGTCAGGGCTTTGAGTGCGTCGGCTTCCGAAAGTCCGCTGCTGACTGCTTTACGCAATTGCGCCAAAAATGCTTTTTTATCTTTCAACCCTGCGGCAGTCAGGCAAAACGGCACTTGTTTTTGGGCTAAAAGCGCGGGATTTTTGGGTGCGTTTTCCCAATGCAACATTTCGGCAAGGCCAACGGATTGCGCCTCAAATGGATTTTCTACATCGTAAGCATCAGGAAAATTGATAGGCAAAATAAGCGTTGCTTGTGTGGCTTTTATTTCCTCAATTCGCTGATATTCATTGCCTTTGCCTTTTATTACAAATTGTACCCCAAACTCATCGCCCACGCGGTCGGCACGCAACACATTGTATTTGTCGCCAGCCTCAAAAATGGCAGGCAAGGCCGCGTTTTGATTAAGAGCTTCCAACGACAAATTGCGCTCAACGCTCGGATTTTGCTTGTAATACTGCGCGTCCAAAAACGTTTGGCGCAAAAGTGCGATGCTGCCCATCAGCGACGAAGGATATTCTTGGCCGCTTGTGCCTTTGCTGAAACTGTAACCTGTGGCGGCTTTGGCGCGGAGCAAACTTTGTTGTGGTTTTTGGTCGGCCAAACTCACCAGTGCCGATGTGCCTCGCGCGATGCCGTTGGCTTGCTGCGTAAGCACTGTCCCGAATCCTAAGCGGCGCAACTCGTCGGCGGCTTGGCCGTTGGGGTTGAACTGGTCGGCGGCGTTATTTTCGGCTCTGATGGCCTCATTCCAGTAATACGCACCTTCTTTGTTGGAA
It encodes:
- a CDS encoding amidohydrolase family protein, with amino-acid sequence MKNIRYFLLASLFAGFAHVAQAQLPVPENGVQDKRPNAYAFTNATLYLDYKTSLTNATIIVRNGRVEAAGQGISVPNGLKTIDLKGKFIYPSFIDLVSEYGMPAVKRTEQHSFAPQFNSNKEGAYYWNEAIRAENNAADQFNPNGQAADELRRLGFGTVLTQQANGIARGTSALVSLADQKPQQSLLRAKAATGYSFSKGTSGQEYPSSLMGSIALLRQTFLDAQYYKQNPSVERNLSLEALNQNAALPAIFEAGDKYNVLRADRVGDEFGVQFVIKGKGNEYQRIEEIKATQATLILPINFPDAYDVENPFEAQSVGLAEMLHWENAPKNPALLAQKQVPFCLTAAGLKDKKAFLAQLRKAVSSGLSEADALKALTLTPANILKYNELGNLNKGSFANFFIASGNIFKDETSILENVVQGERYTFTDVETPDMRGIYELTLGQLPTLKLEVSGKLEQPNFKITQPSDTMPVRVKANVKQKDVTLSFDLTPKDSSGDIRLSGWFAASSFKGDGQLPDGSWVKWQARYKEAAPAKPQAPKPEQKSEPLTSSYFLPYVQKDLSNNVLITNATVWTNEADGKLENTDVLVENGKISKIGKGLSAGSGVRVINAQGKHLTAGIIDEHSHIAISGGVNEGSNAVTAEVRIGDVLDGDDMDIYRQLAGGVVASQLLHGSANPVGGQSALIKLRWGNAPEQLKIEGADGFIKFALGENVKQSNWGDFNTVRFPQTRMGVEQVYLDAFGRAKEYNATWQKFAQAKNKKAPAPYRSLQLETLAEILNSKRFITCHSYVQSEINMLMHVADSMGFKVNTFTHILEGYKVADKMKKHNVGGSTFADWWAYKMEVKDAIPYNAAIMHKVGITTAINSDDAEMARRLNQEAGKTMKYGGVSEEDALKMVTLNPAKLLHLDKRMGSIAVGKDADLVVWNNSPVSIYARPEQTFVEGKCLFDQEKDKEGQALIAKERQRLIQKMLKAKQQGGATQAPASSPKHRWHCEDLDHYEGE